A single window of Podarcis raffonei isolate rPodRaf1 chromosome 9, rPodRaf1.pri, whole genome shotgun sequence DNA harbors:
- the LOC128420587 gene encoding uncharacterized protein LOC128420587 isoform X2, producing MHTELLAKHSKKCYPVINIWIVGHYITHWAFVRAISTCLGSCLGLPESFSVSWVTKCDMKWEEFMPIVMARAALHGPPKALIVQLGENDLGQRSGKDLAVSMMKDFDKLAALFPGLTLIWSEMLVRRHWQDFSRPRGINKTRRTINRRVAEKAQLLNGRVIRHPNITYKQEDLFHNDGVHLSDLGNDVWLADLIKGIKDWLQV from the exons ATGCACACTGAGCTTCTGGCAAAACACAGCAAGAAGT GTTACCCCGTGATTAACATATGGATCGTGGGACACTATATCACCCACTGGGCCTTTGTGCGTGCCATCAGTACCTGCTTGGGTAGCTGCCTGGGGCTTCCTGAAAGTTTCAGTGTCTCCTGGGTCACAAAGTGTGACATGAAATGGGAGGAGTTTATGCCAATCGTGATGGCCAGAGCTGCCTTGCATGGCCCCCCCAAAGCTCTGATTGTTCAACTTGGAGAGAACGACCTGGGTCAAAGGAGCGGCAAGGACCTAGCCGTAAGCATGATGAAGGACTTTGATAAGCTGGCTGCTTTGTTCCCAGGCCTGACCTTAATCTGGTCTGAAATGCTGGTGAGGCGGCATTGGCAAGATTTCTCCCGCCCGCGGGGAATCAACAAGACCAGGAGAACTATTAATCGTAGGGTGGCAGAGAAGGCACAGCTCTTGAATGGACGGGTGATACGACACCCCAACATTACTTACAAGCAGGAGGACTTGTTTCATAATGACGGCGTTCACCTTTCCGATTTGGGAAATGATGTTTGGCTGGCTGATCTCATCAAGGGCATTAAGGAttggttgcaggtgtga
- the LOC128420587 gene encoding uncharacterized protein LOC128420587 isoform X1 has protein sequence MSLCKYNQHHFEDFVWTHNIRINSSYGSMVFFWQIIKTGYPVINIWIVGHYITHWAFVRAISTCLGSCLGLPESFSVSWVTKCDMKWEEFMPIVMARAALHGPPKALIVQLGENDLGQRSGKDLAVSMMKDFDKLAALFPGLTLIWSEMLVRRHWQDFSRPRGINKTRRTINRRVAEKAQLLNGRVIRHPNITYKQEDLFHNDGVHLSDLGNDVWLADLIKGIKDWLQV, from the exons ATGTCACTTTGTAAATACAATCAGCACCATTTTGAAGATTTTGTGTGGACACATAACATACGGATCAACAGCTCGTATGGATCAATGGTTTTTTTCTGGCAGATCATTAAAACAG GTTACCCCGTGATTAACATATGGATCGTGGGACACTATATCACCCACTGGGCCTTTGTGCGTGCCATCAGTACCTGCTTGGGTAGCTGCCTGGGGCTTCCTGAAAGTTTCAGTGTCTCCTGGGTCACAAAGTGTGACATGAAATGGGAGGAGTTTATGCCAATCGTGATGGCCAGAGCTGCCTTGCATGGCCCCCCCAAAGCTCTGATTGTTCAACTTGGAGAGAACGACCTGGGTCAAAGGAGCGGCAAGGACCTAGCCGTAAGCATGATGAAGGACTTTGATAAGCTGGCTGCTTTGTTCCCAGGCCTGACCTTAATCTGGTCTGAAATGCTGGTGAGGCGGCATTGGCAAGATTTCTCCCGCCCGCGGGGAATCAACAAGACCAGGAGAACTATTAATCGTAGGGTGGCAGAGAAGGCACAGCTCTTGAATGGACGGGTGATACGACACCCCAACATTACTTACAAGCAGGAGGACTTGTTTCATAATGACGGCGTTCACCTTTCCGATTTGGGAAATGATGTTTGGCTGGCTGATCTCATCAAGGGCATTAAGGAttggttgcaggtgtga